Proteins encoded by one window of Chondromyces crocatus:
- a CDS encoding DUF4105 domain-containing protein translates to MRSSALIPLVSWCLLLGGLRHAHAAPGDTITVSVLTYGPGSSAFDKFGHQAIRVRDTATRQDQVYNFGTYGFDSPALIPKFLMGRFQYWLSSRSYGASIRSYVRADRSIVEQVLNLTPAQRAEVKQRLETNLLPENRYYAYDYYLDNCATRPRDLIDAVIGGRLHEASREPAPLTFRQHTQRLTSSNVPFYLALHMAMGPTIDRPIDRWEEMFLPEKVEQALRRVTVPGPTGEEPLVKSENRIHVSARPPVPEAPPDWTSRFIVVGVLIGGFFAALGAAAKRNAVARVVFGSALALVGLVLGFFGFLFVFLWLCTDHTVAFRNENILQMAPWTLLLAAYGIGVARGRAPSIQKAFRVTAAAAGASLLGLLLEVAPWFSQDNAAFIALALPLWSGAAVGTWLLQEKSAKASAQDPAQATASTEGVSN, encoded by the coding sequence ATGCGGAGCAGCGCGCTCATCCCCCTCGTGTCCTGGTGTCTGCTCCTCGGAGGACTGCGGCATGCCCACGCCGCGCCTGGAGACACGATCACCGTCTCCGTCCTGACCTACGGCCCTGGTAGCTCTGCCTTCGACAAGTTCGGTCACCAGGCCATCCGCGTCCGCGACACCGCAACGAGACAGGACCAGGTTTACAACTTCGGGACCTACGGCTTCGACTCACCAGCGCTCATCCCCAAGTTCCTGATGGGCCGGTTCCAGTACTGGCTCTCGAGCAGGAGCTACGGCGCGTCGATCCGCTCCTACGTCCGCGCGGACCGCTCGATCGTCGAGCAGGTGCTGAACCTGACACCCGCCCAGCGTGCCGAGGTGAAGCAGCGCCTCGAGACGAACCTTCTCCCCGAGAACAGGTACTACGCCTACGACTATTACCTGGACAACTGCGCCACCCGCCCACGCGATCTCATCGACGCCGTGATCGGCGGTCGCCTCCACGAGGCCTCCAGGGAGCCTGCGCCGCTCACCTTCCGCCAGCACACGCAGCGCCTCACCTCGAGCAACGTCCCGTTCTACCTCGCCCTCCACATGGCCATGGGCCCGACGATCGACCGCCCGATCGACCGCTGGGAAGAGATGTTTCTCCCCGAGAAAGTGGAGCAAGCCCTGCGCCGCGTCACCGTGCCGGGCCCGACCGGAGAGGAGCCACTCGTGAAATCCGAGAACCGAATTCATGTCTCCGCGCGTCCTCCGGTCCCCGAAGCGCCACCGGACTGGACTTCCCGCTTCATCGTCGTCGGAGTCCTTATCGGCGGCTTCTTCGCTGCGCTGGGGGCTGCTGCGAAGAGGAATGCCGTGGCACGCGTGGTTTTCGGAAGTGCACTCGCCCTCGTCGGCCTCGTGCTGGGGTTCTTCGGCTTCCTGTTCGTCTTCCTGTGGCTTTGCACCGACCACACCGTCGCCTTCCGCAACGAGAACATCCTCCAGATGGCCCCCTGGACGCTGCTCCTCGCCGCGTATGGCATCGGCGTCGCGCGAGGGCGTGCCCCTTCCATCCAGAAAGCCTTCCGCGTGACGGCCGCGGCTGCCGGAGCGTCATTGCTCGGCCTCCTGCTCGAGGTGGCCCCCTGGTTCTCTCAGGACAACGCCGCCTTCATCGCCCTCGCCTTGCCCCTGTGGTCGGGTGCAGCGGTGGGCACATGGCTGCTCCAGGAAAAGTCGGCGAAAGCGTCAGCCCAGGACCCAGCGCAGGCCACGGCGTCGACGGAAGGCGTCAGCAACTGA
- a CDS encoding [glutamate--ammonia-ligase] adenylyltransferase: protein MLLAAAYPALGAIVEAHPDIAERLAAEGFQAARDRATYLARLRRRIDVHAGDVTLVRSELRRFARDERIRIALREALPASVGGADLDVTSGELSALADATIEVALSEAQQAVSARFGTPLIGGSVSSRFVVLGMGKLGGEELNSGSDVDLIYFYDTDEGEVVPPGPLSGQRASEPWGEAMQRSSIPPAGDGGITIHDYWSRVARRVTTTLEAITEDGFVWRVDLRLRPEGKNGPLVNSLAAAERYYESFGRLWERAALLRARPVAGNLELGYEFLSIVAPFVWRRRVSPQIATDMISLVQRARAELPHDASRDLKLGPGGIREAEFFVQSLQLIWGGVEVRARAQGTLDGLRRLRALGYVTDREGREIAEGYLALRRAEHAIQSATGVQTHTLPTDGEALGRLARLLRFKDQRAFLADIAQHRARIAARLLSLLPQGSQPSSRWLEAMAALDQGDREDFIAALARDAEHILQGSMSSSGLELPERFRDLGNDLFELGRHPDGLLGARTREAFTSLPEILLDAVMDAADAEQAARYLRLYAARLRLPAVYTNMLGADPRLLRRLVEALGSSAFIGDALVGNPELADFVLFARGAPTPEVIRRSIVTAQEDAAPDVDPEEALVGALRRARARVTIDVGLADLSGEMDTRATTLALSTLADATLEAATRFAMGTPVGEPVRGLTVIAMGKLGGRELGYGSDLDVFFLFDPARATPGSPGAGPDADTYFARCARRIIRLISVSHGAGPGYELDTRLRPSGSQGMLVTSIDGFARYHGIRRAGVDAASERPVGVRAAAWERLALLRARTSAGDPELGVEAISIAQQAAYGHVEDFRTIVEEIYRLRGRMERELSNERGGRRDLKLGRGGLVDIEFAVQLLQMRHGNDPRVRTTDTLGAIDALVAGGHLPPAQAETLRDGYGFLRKLDQRSRVVNADPSHLLEKGAPGVPSLARRMGIRGRNAAEAAAELFASYGEITERVRATYDSIVSRLGGPPAPERAGAATEQSAPSSRVG, encoded by the coding sequence ATGCTCCTGGCCGCAGCCTACCCGGCACTCGGCGCGATCGTGGAAGCTCATCCTGACATCGCCGAGCGCCTCGCCGCGGAGGGGTTCCAGGCTGCCCGGGACCGCGCGACTTACCTTGCGCGGCTGCGTCGACGGATCGACGTGCACGCAGGAGACGTCACACTCGTGCGGAGCGAGCTGCGTCGCTTCGCGCGTGATGAGCGGATCCGGATCGCGCTCCGTGAAGCGCTCCCCGCCTCGGTGGGAGGCGCAGATCTGGACGTCACGAGCGGCGAGCTCAGCGCGCTCGCGGACGCCACCATCGAGGTCGCGCTCTCCGAGGCGCAGCAGGCCGTGAGCGCACGCTTCGGGACCCCGCTGATCGGAGGCTCCGTCAGCAGCCGGTTCGTCGTGCTCGGCATGGGGAAGCTCGGAGGAGAAGAGCTGAATTCCGGCTCCGACGTGGATCTCATCTACTTCTACGACACGGACGAGGGAGAGGTCGTGCCTCCCGGACCCCTGTCGGGTCAGCGCGCCAGTGAACCGTGGGGAGAGGCGATGCAACGCAGCTCGATCCCACCGGCTGGTGATGGCGGCATCACCATCCACGACTACTGGTCCCGCGTCGCGCGCCGGGTCACCACGACGCTCGAGGCCATCACCGAAGATGGCTTCGTGTGGCGCGTCGATCTGCGACTGCGGCCCGAAGGCAAGAACGGCCCCCTGGTGAACTCCCTGGCCGCGGCGGAGCGGTACTACGAGTCCTTCGGTCGCCTCTGGGAACGCGCCGCGCTGCTCCGGGCGCGGCCCGTCGCGGGCAACCTGGAGCTGGGATACGAGTTCCTGAGCATCGTGGCCCCCTTCGTGTGGCGCCGTCGCGTGAGCCCGCAGATCGCGACGGACATGATCTCCCTCGTCCAGCGCGCCCGTGCCGAGCTCCCCCACGACGCCTCCCGCGACCTCAAGCTCGGCCCAGGGGGCATCCGCGAAGCCGAGTTCTTCGTGCAGAGCCTGCAGCTCATCTGGGGAGGCGTCGAGGTGCGCGCGCGCGCTCAAGGGACGCTGGACGGACTCCGACGCCTGCGGGCGCTGGGCTATGTGACGGATCGCGAAGGCAGAGAGATCGCCGAGGGCTACCTGGCCCTGCGTCGCGCCGAGCACGCCATTCAGTCGGCCACGGGCGTGCAGACACACACCCTGCCGACGGACGGAGAGGCACTGGGCCGCCTGGCCAGGCTGCTCCGGTTCAAGGATCAGCGGGCCTTCCTCGCTGACATCGCCCAGCACCGCGCCCGCATCGCGGCGAGGCTGCTCTCCCTGCTGCCTCAAGGAAGCCAGCCCTCGTCGCGCTGGCTGGAGGCGATGGCCGCGCTCGATCAGGGTGATCGGGAAGACTTCATCGCAGCGCTCGCGCGCGACGCGGAGCACATCCTCCAGGGATCCATGTCGTCCAGCGGTCTGGAACTTCCCGAGCGCTTCCGCGACCTGGGGAATGACCTTTTCGAGCTCGGGCGCCACCCGGACGGTCTCCTGGGCGCGCGCACCCGGGAAGCCTTCACCAGTCTGCCCGAGATCCTGCTCGACGCGGTCATGGACGCCGCCGATGCAGAGCAGGCGGCACGTTACCTCCGCCTCTATGCCGCACGGCTCCGTCTGCCTGCGGTCTACACCAACATGTTGGGCGCCGATCCGCGCCTTCTCCGCCGCCTCGTGGAAGCTCTGGGATCGAGCGCCTTCATCGGCGACGCCCTGGTGGGAAACCCGGAGCTGGCCGACTTCGTGCTGTTCGCGCGCGGCGCACCCACGCCCGAGGTCATCCGCCGATCCATCGTCACCGCTCAGGAGGATGCTGCGCCCGACGTGGATCCCGAAGAGGCGCTCGTCGGCGCCCTCCGCCGCGCGCGCGCCCGCGTCACCATCGACGTCGGCCTGGCTGATCTGAGTGGCGAGATGGATACGCGTGCGACGACACTGGCGCTGTCCACCCTGGCTGACGCCACCCTCGAAGCTGCAACTCGTTTCGCGATGGGCACCCCCGTGGGCGAACCCGTCCGAGGGCTCACCGTGATCGCCATGGGGAAGCTCGGCGGCCGCGAGCTTGGCTACGGCTCCGATCTCGATGTGTTCTTCCTCTTCGATCCCGCCCGTGCGACGCCTGGATCGCCTGGCGCCGGCCCCGACGCGGACACCTATTTCGCCCGCTGCGCTCGCCGCATCATCCGACTGATCTCCGTCTCCCATGGCGCCGGTCCTGGCTACGAGCTGGACACCAGGCTGCGCCCCTCCGGGAGCCAGGGCATGCTCGTCACCTCCATCGACGGTTTCGCCCGGTATCACGGCATCCGGCGCGCCGGCGTGGACGCTGCGAGCGAGCGTCCGGTTGGCGTGCGAGCGGCGGCGTGGGAGCGCCTCGCCCTCCTGAGAGCCCGCACGTCGGCCGGCGATCCCGAGCTCGGCGTCGAGGCCATCTCGATCGCCCAGCAGGCTGCATACGGCCACGTGGAGGATTTCAGGACGATCGTGGAGGAAATCTATCGCCTGAGAGGGCGCATGGAGCGCGAGCTGTCCAACGAACGAGGAGGGCGTCGCGACCTCAAGCTCGGCCGAGGTGGCCTCGTGGACATCGAGTTTGCCGTGCAACTCCTTCAGATGCGCCATGGCAACGACCCCCGTGTTCGCACCACGGACACCCTGGGCGCCATCGACGCGCTCGTTGCAGGAGGGCACCTCCCTCCGGCGCAGGCGGAGACGCTGCGCGACGGATACGGATTCCTCCGCAAGCTGGATCAACGCAGTCGCGTGGTGAACGCGGACCCTTCCCATCTCCTGGAGAAAGGTGCCCCTGGCGTCCCCTCGCTCGCGAGACGGATGGGCATCCGAGGCCGGAACGCGGCCGAGGCCGCAGCAGAGCTGTTCGCGAGCTACGGCGAGATCACCGAGCGCGTCCGCGCCACCTACGACAGCATCGTCTCTCGACTGGGTGGCCCACCTGCCCCAGAACGCGCCGGAGCAGCCACCGAACAGAGCGCGCCCTCCTCCCGTGTCGGCTAG
- a CDS encoding phospholipase D family protein: protein MSGQGAGLKRQIEVTLLRDQAHYETLVARAIATAKVSLWIATANVKELRVESPIGSRARAQGRYRSILEVFDELAARGVEIRMLHAGVPSRAFRAELGRRRDAPLQMRQCPRVHLKMIAVDGRLLYLGSANFTGAGLGAKGEGRRNFEAGIVTDDDVLLDEMQGTFDRIWSGRECGSCRLRAECPAPLDGKTSGRPTHPTVPRGRKAVIGGETQRGGTEGKPKEATQSGGSVRRRLRRGP, encoded by the coding sequence ATGAGTGGTCAGGGGGCTGGTCTGAAGCGGCAGATCGAGGTCACGCTGCTGCGCGACCAGGCGCACTACGAGACGCTGGTGGCCCGCGCGATCGCGACGGCGAAGGTGTCGCTGTGGATCGCGACGGCCAATGTGAAAGAGCTGCGTGTGGAGTCCCCGATCGGATCGAGAGCGAGGGCGCAGGGGCGGTACCGATCGATTCTCGAAGTCTTCGACGAACTCGCAGCCCGTGGCGTCGAGATCCGCATGCTCCACGCTGGTGTTCCTTCGCGGGCGTTTCGAGCCGAGCTCGGGAGGCGGCGTGATGCCCCGCTGCAGATGCGCCAGTGCCCGCGCGTCCATCTCAAGATGATCGCTGTGGATGGCAGGCTCTTGTACCTCGGGTCTGCCAACTTCACTGGCGCTGGGCTCGGGGCGAAGGGAGAGGGCCGGAGGAATTTCGAGGCTGGGATCGTCACCGACGACGATGTGTTGCTCGACGAGATGCAAGGAACGTTCGACCGGATCTGGTCGGGTCGTGAGTGCGGATCGTGCCGCCTCCGCGCCGAGTGTCCCGCTCCACTCGACGGGAAAACCTCGGGACGGCCAACCCATCCTACCGTCCCGCGCGGGCGCAAGGCCGTGATCGGAGGTGAGACGCAGCGGGGTGGTACCGAGGGAAAACCGAAAGAAGCGACGCAGAGCGGCGGGAGTGTACGAAGGAGGTTGCGTCGAGGCCCATGA
- the rpiA gene encoding ribose-5-phosphate isomerase RpiA, with amino-acid sequence MSAPQPNPADLDRVAVAALTRVADGMTLGLGTGRAAEAFIRKLGERVRRGMRIHAVATSERSAALAHKESIELLQLDEVQRVDVAFDGADEVAPDLSLTKGLGGALLRERVVAFDAERFVVLVTPEKLVERLGTRVPIPIEVVPFASPSASRHLQKLGGKPVVRKDVAGLPYRTDNHNWILDTDFGPIDDPQGLDVRLRRIPGVVDNGLFLGMASVVLVGEEGSVREIRRT; translated from the coding sequence ATGAGCGCCCCGCAACCCAACCCTGCCGATCTGGATCGTGTCGCTGTCGCAGCGCTCACACGCGTTGCCGATGGCATGACGCTCGGACTCGGGACAGGCCGTGCGGCAGAAGCGTTCATCCGCAAGCTCGGTGAGCGCGTCCGACGCGGGATGCGCATTCACGCTGTCGCCACGTCCGAGCGCTCCGCGGCGCTCGCCCACAAGGAGAGCATCGAGCTGCTCCAGCTCGACGAGGTGCAGCGCGTGGATGTCGCCTTCGATGGGGCCGACGAAGTGGCTCCGGATCTGTCATTGACGAAGGGTCTCGGCGGGGCACTGCTCAGAGAGCGCGTCGTTGCGTTCGATGCGGAGCGGTTCGTGGTGCTGGTGACACCAGAGAAGCTGGTCGAGCGCCTCGGCACCCGAGTGCCCATCCCCATCGAGGTCGTCCCTTTCGCGTCTCCTTCGGCGTCACGACACCTGCAGAAGCTGGGTGGCAAGCCCGTCGTACGCAAGGACGTGGCAGGGCTACCCTACAGGACCGATAACCACAACTGGATCCTGGATACCGACTTCGGGCCGATCGACGACCCCCAGGGTCTCGACGTGCGTCTCCGTCGTATCCCGGGCGTGGTCGACAACGGCCTGTTCCTCGGGATGGCGTCTGTGGTCCTCGTGGGAGAAGAGGGCTCCGTGCGGGAAATCAGGCGCACGTAA
- a CDS encoding metallophosphoesterase family protein, whose product MRLLCVSDIQGHADALAAVLATAERRGYNHLLVAGDICFPGPKPLETWQRLQQVKAICTQGASDRALAALDLEHVRARSEHERERLERVRQIRAELGELIVLRIARLPTIHRMPLPNGQEMILVHGSPSDPLEPFTHDMSDQEMLALIGDDPADIIVCGGSHVPFDRTVADVRIINVGSVGEAPSGWTSAPEQVEDPSPGVRHADAAFIELREGQLIVEPFTVPLGKASPVAAAPKAMMPAD is encoded by the coding sequence GTGCGGTTGCTCTGCGTCTCAGACATCCAAGGACACGCCGACGCGCTGGCGGCGGTGCTCGCCACGGCCGAGCGACGCGGCTACAACCATCTCCTGGTCGCAGGGGACATCTGTTTCCCGGGCCCCAAGCCGCTCGAGACCTGGCAGCGTCTTCAGCAGGTGAAGGCGATCTGCACGCAGGGCGCATCGGATCGGGCGCTGGCTGCGCTGGATCTCGAGCATGTACGCGCTCGCAGTGAGCATGAGCGCGAGCGCCTCGAACGTGTCCGTCAGATCCGTGCAGAACTCGGCGAGCTCATCGTGCTCCGGATCGCACGACTGCCGACCATTCACCGGATGCCGCTCCCCAACGGCCAGGAGATGATCCTGGTCCACGGCTCCCCCTCGGATCCACTGGAGCCGTTCACGCACGACATGAGCGACCAGGAGATGCTCGCGCTCATCGGTGATGATCCCGCGGACATCATTGTTTGTGGCGGTTCTCACGTTCCCTTCGATCGCACGGTCGCCGACGTGCGAATCATCAACGTGGGCTCGGTGGGGGAAGCGCCTTCCGGATGGACGAGCGCGCCAGAACAAGTCGAGGATCCTTCCCCCGGAGTGCGCCATGCTGATGCGGCCTTCATCGAGCTGCGCGAGGGGCAGCTCATCGTGGAGCCCTTCACCGTTCCCCTCGGCAAGGCGTCACCCGTCGCAGCTGCTCCCAAAGCGATGATGCCGGCGGATTAA
- a CDS encoding response regulator, with the protein MAEYSCLIVEDSPMMRQLLVFALARVKNLRVTEADDGVDGLRKLAQSKYDVIITDINMPIMDGLKLVKRVRTDPVHKDTPIIIITTEGSQEDRQRALQLGANAYITKPIQAPQVIAKVKELLRIE; encoded by the coding sequence ATGGCCGAGTACTCCTGCCTGATCGTCGAAGACTCGCCCATGATGCGGCAGTTGCTCGTCTTCGCGCTCGCCCGGGTGAAGAACCTTCGGGTCACCGAAGCGGACGATGGGGTCGATGGACTCCGCAAGCTGGCGCAGTCGAAGTACGACGTCATCATCACCGACATCAACATGCCCATCATGGACGGGCTGAAGCTCGTCAAGCGTGTGCGCACGGATCCCGTGCACAAGGACACGCCGATCATCATCATCACCACCGAAGGCTCGCAGGAAGATCGGCAGCGCGCCTTGCAGCTCGGAGCCAACGCCTACATCACGAAGCCCATCCAGGCTCCGCAGGTGATCGCGAAGGTGAAAGAGCTGCTCCGGATCGAGTGA
- the fni gene encoding type 2 isopentenyl-diphosphate Delta-isomerase, producing MTDDGKYISGRKADHIELCATGDVGFRSKTTLLEEVGLVHDALPEMSLDAVDTSTLILGKRLRAPILIAAMTGGTERAQAINRELAQIAEERGYGFGLGSQRAMLNGATVATYEVRDVAPSTLVLGNIGVVQAKTLSTEAVAELVAQVGADALCVHLNPAMELVQPGGDRDFSGALETLERLAAELSVPVVAKETGCGIGPRTAARLVKAGVRHVDVSGAGGTSWVAVETARAAGSGRALGEALRDWGVPTAASVAIVRAARPRFRTIIATGGLSTGLDVARALALGADAGGIARAALQELVAGGREAVIRLLEQVENELRAVMLLVGARDLGMLRKTKIVCGPELRRWLKLARRRSKKG from the coding sequence ATGACGGATGATGGAAAGTACATTTCCGGACGAAAGGCCGACCATATCGAGCTATGCGCGACTGGAGACGTCGGTTTCCGGTCCAAGACCACGCTGCTCGAGGAGGTTGGCCTCGTTCACGACGCTCTGCCGGAGATGTCGCTCGACGCCGTGGACACCTCGACGCTGATCCTGGGCAAGCGTCTTCGAGCCCCCATCCTCATCGCCGCCATGACGGGCGGAACCGAACGGGCTCAGGCCATCAACCGAGAGCTGGCCCAGATCGCCGAGGAGCGCGGCTATGGGTTCGGCCTGGGGAGCCAGCGGGCCATGCTGAACGGCGCCACGGTGGCGACCTATGAGGTGCGAGACGTCGCGCCCAGCACGCTCGTGCTGGGGAACATCGGTGTCGTCCAGGCGAAAACGCTGTCCACGGAAGCAGTCGCCGAGCTGGTGGCTCAGGTTGGCGCGGACGCCCTCTGTGTTCACCTGAACCCGGCGATGGAACTCGTGCAGCCTGGCGGGGATCGCGACTTTTCGGGCGCTCTGGAGACCCTCGAACGGCTCGCGGCCGAGCTGAGCGTGCCGGTCGTCGCGAAGGAGACGGGATGCGGCATCGGCCCCCGCACGGCTGCTCGGCTCGTGAAAGCGGGCGTGCGTCATGTGGATGTTTCGGGTGCAGGTGGGACATCCTGGGTCGCCGTGGAGACGGCGCGTGCTGCGGGCAGTGGTCGTGCGCTCGGGGAAGCGCTTCGGGATTGGGGCGTTCCGACGGCTGCCTCGGTCGCCATCGTCCGCGCGGCCCGCCCGAGGTTCCGTACGATCATCGCGACCGGAGGCCTCTCGACGGGTCTCGACGTCGCGCGCGCGCTGGCGCTCGGCGCAGACGCAGGTGGGATCGCCAGGGCCGCGCTGCAAGAGCTCGTCGCCGGGGGACGGGAAGCGGTGATCCGCTTGCTGGAGCAAGTGGAGAACGAGCTTCGGGCCGTGATGCTCCTGGTGGGGGCCCGTGATCTCGGGATGCTGCGCAAGACGAAGATCGTGTGCGGTCCGGAGCTACGGCGCTGGCTGAAGTTGGCCAGACGTCGCAGCAAGAAGGGATGA
- a CDS encoding flotillin family protein yields the protein MWHPLYLSAAEAMQREATRRGRAGTGPLDDGLILVLAAAVGVVVVFAIFLLLLRSFLNICKPNEILVFSGRRHVLPDGTVSGYKILHGGRGFRVPFLEMVSRMDMRLFPVEVTVQNAYSKGGIPLSVHAIANVKIASSDASVRNAVERFLNARPAQIAMAAQQTLEGVLREVVSQLTPEEVNEDRLKFADTLMEHARDDFDKLGLELDVLKVQHVSDEQHYLENLGRGRIATMLRDAANAENAASQAVAEAQAAARQRAETAMKRAETVIAQKRNGVRGELARFEADARQVENEADIAAQTARAVAEQELQSMRAELERLRLHCDVVLPAEAQRRAGELRARGEAAPTVENGKAAAEALRLVAHEWSVAGRAGKDVYVLQQLRSLVAAAALRVARTELGEVSVVAGAEDDALSAVVASYPAAVARVLQETGHALGIDIRALIGAPVASVEGRG from the coding sequence ATGTGGCATCCTCTATACCTCAGTGCTGCCGAAGCGATGCAGCGTGAGGCCACGCGGCGGGGGCGGGCCGGAACGGGTCCTCTCGACGACGGTCTCATCCTGGTGCTCGCCGCCGCCGTCGGCGTCGTCGTCGTCTTCGCGATCTTCCTGCTCCTCCTCCGGAGCTTTCTCAACATCTGCAAGCCCAACGAGATCCTCGTCTTCAGCGGGCGCAGGCACGTCCTCCCCGATGGGACCGTGAGTGGGTACAAGATCCTCCACGGCGGACGTGGCTTCCGGGTCCCCTTCCTGGAAATGGTGAGCCGGATGGACATGCGGCTCTTCCCCGTGGAAGTGACCGTCCAGAATGCCTACTCGAAGGGTGGCATCCCCCTCAGCGTCCATGCCATCGCCAACGTGAAGATCGCCAGCAGCGACGCCAGCGTCCGCAACGCGGTCGAGCGCTTCCTCAACGCCAGACCCGCTCAGATCGCGATGGCCGCCCAGCAGACCCTGGAAGGCGTGCTACGCGAGGTCGTATCTCAGCTCACGCCGGAAGAGGTGAACGAGGACCGGCTGAAGTTTGCCGACACCTTGATGGAGCACGCACGCGACGACTTCGACAAGCTCGGTCTCGAACTCGACGTCCTGAAGGTGCAGCACGTGTCCGACGAGCAGCACTACCTCGAGAACCTCGGCCGTGGCCGGATCGCTACCATGCTCCGCGATGCGGCGAACGCCGAGAACGCCGCGAGCCAGGCCGTCGCCGAGGCCCAGGCCGCCGCCCGGCAGCGGGCAGAGACGGCGATGAAGCGCGCAGAGACGGTCATCGCGCAGAAGCGCAACGGCGTGCGTGGCGAGCTGGCCCGCTTCGAGGCCGACGCGCGACAGGTGGAAAACGAAGCGGACATCGCCGCGCAGACCGCGCGTGCCGTGGCCGAACAGGAGCTGCAATCGATGCGTGCCGAGCTGGAACGACTGCGCCTCCACTGCGACGTCGTCCTTCCCGCCGAAGCGCAGCGCCGCGCCGGCGAGCTGAGAGCGCGCGGAGAGGCAGCGCCCACCGTGGAGAACGGCAAAGCCGCCGCCGAAGCCCTGCGCCTCGTCGCTCACGAATGGTCGGTGGCAGGCCGTGCTGGCAAGGACGTCTACGTGTTGCAGCAGCTCCGCTCCCTGGTTGCCGCCGCGGCGCTCCGGGTCGCGCGCACCGAGCTGGGTGAGGTCTCCGTCGTCGCCGGAGCCGAGGACGACGCCCTCAGCGCCGTCGTGGCCAGCTACCCCGCGGCCGTCGCTCGCGTACTCCAAGAGACGGGACACGCGCTTGGGATCGATATCCGCGCCCTCATCGGCGCTCCGGTCGCCAGCGTCGAAGGGAGGGGGTGA
- a CDS encoding GGDEF domain-containing protein: MFEDDSEATRVANLGEMQEQLTTRSRRDRPCLMILAGSNVGERYRIDGPEIVIGRTSGVTIRLSDDGVSRRHARLFCMANNEVAIEDLQSSNGTLVNNQAISGTVLLRDGDKIRIGSTTVLMFTYHDQVEELFQESMYDRSIRDELTKAFNRRFFLERLESEIAYARRHNTPLAILLFDIDHFKRINDTYGHPAGDVVLARVSKMAGGTLRTEDVFARYGGEEFVVLCRGVPLDNAGILADRIRTLVEAATFEHEGVRVPVTISVGVAALPSTDAETGLQLIAAADEALYEAKRTGRNRVLLKQGIDPERF; the protein is encoded by the coding sequence ATGTTCGAAGACGACTCCGAGGCCACCCGGGTGGCAAATCTCGGCGAGATGCAGGAGCAGCTCACGACGCGCTCCCGCCGCGATCGCCCGTGTTTGATGATCCTGGCTGGATCCAATGTAGGTGAGCGCTATCGCATTGACGGTCCCGAAATCGTCATTGGCCGCACCTCCGGTGTGACCATCCGATTGAGCGACGACGGCGTCTCGCGTCGCCACGCTCGTCTGTTCTGCATGGCGAACAACGAGGTCGCCATTGAGGATCTCCAGAGCTCGAACGGCACCCTGGTCAACAACCAGGCGATCAGCGGCACGGTGCTCCTTCGTGATGGAGACAAGATCCGCATCGGGTCGACGACCGTCTTGATGTTCACCTACCACGACCAGGTGGAGGAGCTGTTCCAGGAGTCGATGTACGATCGCTCCATCCGGGACGAGCTGACGAAGGCGTTCAACCGTCGGTTCTTCCTAGAGCGTCTCGAGTCGGAGATCGCATACGCGCGCCGGCACAACACGCCCCTCGCGATCCTTCTGTTCGACATCGATCACTTCAAGCGGATCAACGACACGTACGGTCACCCTGCGGGAGACGTCGTGCTTGCGCGCGTCTCCAAGATGGCGGGAGGGACGCTGCGCACCGAGGACGTGTTTGCTCGGTATGGCGGGGAGGAATTCGTCGTTCTCTGTCGCGGTGTACCCCTCGACAACGCTGGCATTCTGGCAGATCGCATCCGCACGCTCGTCGAGGCGGCGACATTCGAACACGAAGGTGTCAGGGTCCCGGTGACGATCAGCGTCGGCGTGGCCGCTCTACCGTCCACGGATGCGGAGACAGGGCTTCAGCTCATTGCTGCTGCGGATGAAGCGCTCTATGAGGCCAAGCGCACTGGTCGGAACCGTGTGCTGCTGAAGCAAGGCATCGATCCAGAGAGATTCTGA